Proteins encoded in a region of the Elaeis guineensis isolate ETL-2024a chromosome 7, EG11, whole genome shotgun sequence genome:
- the LOC105048575 gene encoding F-box/kelch-repeat protein At1g74510, protein MLDGLSCLISRAVPSSCEQESKWIYMTRHLLESSNNKRPPSNELEEQEQGDRGKRKKSPECPDTPDITDTEHALDVSDCQGGNGDYDDPNSFINPLGRDITINCLLRCSRSDYGAIASLNRSFRSLLRSGELYKLRRQMGITEHWVYFSCNVLEWEAYDPYRGRWITIPKMPPNDCFMCSDKESLAVGTELLVFGKEVTSHIVLRYSMLTNSWSPGIVMNSPRCLFGSASLGEKAIIAGGTDARGTILSSAELYNSETQTWETLPGMNRARKLCSGVFMDGKFYVIGGMASNTEVLTCGEEYDLNTGSWRVIPNMSAGLNGASGAPPLVAVVNNELYAADYAEKEVRKYDKENNAWITLGKLPERSVSMNGWGLAFRACGERLIVIGGPRGSMGGTIELNSWIPNEGLPEWNIIASKQSGSFVFNCAVMGC, encoded by the coding sequence ATGTTGGACGGCCTGTCCTGCTTGATTTCGAGAGCAGTGCCGAGCTCCTGTGAGCAAGAATCCAAGTGGATTTACATGACTCGCCACCTCCTTGAGTCCTCGAACAACAAGCGCCCACCGAGCAATGAATTGGAAGAACAAGAGCAAGGTGATAGGGGTAAGAGGAAAAAGTCCCCGGAGTGTCCTGATACCCCTGATATCACAGACACAGAACATGCCCTCGATGTGTCTGATTGCCAGGGCGGCAATGGAGACTATGATGATCCAAATTCCTTCATTAACCCACTTGGCAGGGATATCACAATTAACTGCCTTCTTCGATGCTCTCGCTCTGATTATGGTGCCATTGCATCCCTGAACCGGAGCTTCCGCTCCCTGCTTCGGAGCGGCGAGCTTTATAAGCTACGACGGCAGATGGGAATCACCGAGCACTGGGTCTATTTCTCCTGCAATGTCCTTGAATGGGAGGCATACGATCCCTACCGGGGGCGCTGGATTACCATTCCAAAGATGCCCCCTAATGACTGTTTCATGTGCTCGGATAAGGAGTCCCTTGCCGTAGGCACTGAGCTCCTTGTTTTTGGAAAGGAGGTAACTTCCCACATTGTACTGAGATATAGCATGCTGACTAACTCTTGGTCCCCTGGAATAGTAATGAATTCACCGAGGTGCCTGTTTGGATCTGCTAGCCTTGGAGAGAAGGCTATTATAGCTGGTGGCACCGATGCTCGGGGTACAATACTTAGCTCAGCAGAGCTTTACAATTCTGAGACGCAGACTTGGGAGACTTTGCCTGGTATGAATCGGGCAAGAAAGTTATGTTCAGGGGTCTTCATGGATGGAAAGTTTTACGTAATTGGTGGAATGGCTAGCAATACAGAGGTACTGACATGCGGAGAAGAATATGACCTGAATACAGGTTCTTGGAGGGTGATTCCAAATATGTCTGCTGGGCTAAATGGTGCAAGTGGTGCACCTCCACTTGTAGCTGTGGTGAACAATGAGCTTTATGCAGCCGATTATGCTGAGAAGGAAGTAAGAAAGTATGACAAGGAGAACAACGCTTGGATCACTCTAGGTAAATTGCCTGAGAGGTCTGTTTCGATGAACGGTTGGGGCCTTGCCTTCAGGGCATGTGGCGAGCGGCTAATTGTGATTGGTGGGCCAAGGGGATCCATGGGAGGGACAATTGAGCTCAATTCATGGATCCCAAATGAGGGGCTGCCGGAGTGGAATATTATTGCCAGCAAGCAGTCAGGGAGTTTTGTCTTTAACTGCGCTGTGATGGGCTGCTGA